A single genomic interval of Nocardia bhagyanarayanae harbors:
- a CDS encoding TIGR02680 family protein yields MTVTALPNLVPTAEREPRWMPTRAGIVNVWRYYDEILEFHDGRLLLRGPNGSGKSKALELLLPFLFDANLRANRLSTFGTNERTMHWNLMGEGASGATRVGYVWLEFRFPGEPGRWFTCGARLQATSRTTAVHADYFTTALRVSDPDAPDSFALTDANRPLTKAALAERLGEQGTVHENAADYRAAVRSTLFPVMGADRYDALITALLQLRTPKLSQRLDPALLSSLLSSALPPLDRDEIADLAEGFERLDAQRERLARLGEEVAATRKLARQQQTYAQRVLRSAAANLSTATTEMDKLAEAAKSSAAEYERTAALELETQERVGNSEANLSVAEGEREGLIKSPAYQKGLELDDRRRETAKARRWADDAEAKSAELLSRAERDGAKHATALQAVDQWERVVATAGIEAGQSARRAGMTGIHHELAADPGSRQSRTLLSAAVRAKRGQVDHMLTVLTRHDNAVTRRTDAETDLDKARAALLAAEHEHAESERAFETELGTLREAVRSWAGSCDALSFDDPDAISDLVEDRPALVEAANRAATLRLQEATRQETQHQNEIDAVTVLRDACADEREQLALEQDIPPEPPRWRTADRAGRAGAPLWRLIDFADGLAPRTAAGVEAALESCGLLDAWVGARGEVAGHDLFADPAAVEPVSGRSLAEVLVPVPGADVAPEQVHRLLSSIAFGERLPGEAVAAVGADGAWRLATATGSWSKVHPTFIGASTRAKAREARIQRLLAEIASHDRRLDELREQLDHCAAHRALIESERANLPAFTAVDAAEKQLTRTESALSTADAQVRDRATTLTTREGEVRQTQHALAVAAAETGLPTDRPALGLVVEAIENFSGQAGAWLDSHADLRAARGTADTAQALAEQSAADATTYAKTAAAAEDEYRRAAAELAAIEESAGQDYQQTLTRIDQVRVRIRALNDSIKTDRATLTDLAHRLGRLDSQRTTDLAARDTAIATRDEVALRFRHLAGGTFPEDSRFPDLPKFRATLAASEGVRAALDAARMISAAWPTIPHSPTNISEAMRRLADSVHECRTALSTRADLDLESDGEVQVFAAVIDGVRVGCAELLRIIEDEAKQAENEITEHERRLFDHTLTGDTRRHLAARIRQANELVDGMNARLKMVRTASNVAVELVWQVGKDCRPAPRPRATCCSKTPRD; encoded by the coding sequence ATGACCGTCACCGCATTGCCGAACCTCGTGCCCACCGCCGAACGGGAACCGCGATGGATGCCCACCAGGGCAGGCATCGTGAACGTCTGGCGCTACTACGACGAGATCCTCGAATTCCACGACGGCCGTCTGCTGTTGCGCGGACCGAACGGCAGCGGCAAGTCCAAGGCGCTCGAGTTGCTGTTGCCCTTCCTGTTCGATGCGAACCTGCGAGCGAACCGGCTGTCCACCTTCGGCACCAACGAGCGCACCATGCACTGGAATCTGATGGGGGAAGGCGCTTCCGGAGCGACCCGCGTCGGGTATGTGTGGCTGGAGTTCCGTTTCCCTGGCGAACCGGGCCGGTGGTTCACCTGCGGGGCGCGCCTGCAAGCGACCTCACGGACGACGGCCGTGCACGCTGACTACTTCACCACCGCGCTGCGCGTCTCGGACCCGGACGCACCGGATTCCTTCGCACTGACCGACGCGAACCGCCCGCTGACCAAGGCGGCCCTCGCCGAGCGGCTCGGCGAGCAGGGGACGGTGCACGAGAATGCCGCGGACTACCGGGCGGCGGTGCGCTCGACCTTGTTCCCGGTCATGGGAGCCGACCGCTACGACGCGCTGATCACCGCACTGTTGCAACTGCGCACCCCCAAACTGTCGCAGCGGCTGGACCCGGCCCTGCTGTCGTCACTGCTGTCCAGCGCGCTGCCCCCGCTCGATCGAGACGAGATAGCCGACCTGGCCGAGGGATTCGAGCGACTCGACGCCCAGCGCGAACGACTCGCCCGCCTGGGCGAGGAGGTGGCGGCCACCCGAAAGCTGGCCCGCCAGCAACAAACCTACGCGCAGCGGGTATTGCGTTCCGCGGCCGCGAACCTCAGCACCGCGACCACCGAGATGGACAAGCTGGCCGAGGCCGCGAAGTCGTCCGCGGCCGAGTACGAGCGGACCGCAGCGCTCGAACTGGAAACCCAGGAGCGCGTGGGGAACTCGGAAGCCAATCTGTCGGTCGCCGAAGGCGAGCGCGAGGGATTGATCAAGTCGCCCGCCTACCAGAAGGGCCTCGAACTGGACGACCGTCGCCGCGAGACCGCGAAAGCGCGCCGATGGGCCGACGACGCCGAGGCGAAATCCGCCGAGCTGCTCAGCCGGGCCGAGCGGGATGGGGCGAAGCACGCCACGGCACTCCAGGCCGTCGACCAATGGGAACGAGTGGTGGCCACCGCCGGAATCGAGGCCGGTCAGTCGGCTCGCCGCGCGGGTATGACCGGCATCCACCACGAGCTCGCCGCCGACCCCGGTTCCCGGCAGAGCCGGACACTGCTCAGCGCCGCCGTCCGCGCCAAGCGCGGCCAGGTCGACCACATGCTCACGGTGCTCACGCGCCACGACAACGCCGTCACGCGACGCACCGACGCAGAGACGGACCTCGACAAGGCTCGCGCCGCACTGCTCGCGGCCGAACACGAACACGCGGAGTCCGAGCGCGCATTCGAAACCGAACTCGGCACACTGCGCGAGGCCGTGCGGTCCTGGGCGGGCTCGTGTGACGCGCTGTCGTTCGACGACCCGGATGCCATTTCCGATCTGGTCGAGGACCGGCCCGCGTTGGTCGAAGCGGCCAATCGCGCCGCGACCCTGCGTCTGCAGGAGGCGACCCGGCAAGAGACCCAGCACCAGAACGAGATCGACGCCGTGACGGTGCTGCGAGACGCCTGTGCGGACGAGCGCGAACAGTTGGCCCTCGAACAGGACATCCCGCCCGAGCCACCGCGCTGGCGTACCGCCGACCGCGCGGGGCGTGCTGGCGCACCGCTGTGGCGGTTGATCGATTTCGCCGACGGTCTCGCGCCCCGAACCGCGGCGGGCGTGGAAGCCGCGTTGGAGTCCTGCGGACTGCTCGACGCATGGGTGGGGGCACGAGGCGAGGTGGCCGGCCACGATCTGTTCGCCGATCCGGCAGCGGTCGAACCTGTTTCCGGCCGCTCGCTCGCCGAGGTGCTGGTCCCGGTGCCCGGCGCGGACGTCGCGCCGGAGCAGGTGCACCGGTTGCTGTCGAGCATCGCGTTCGGCGAACGTCTGCCCGGAGAAGCGGTCGCCGCCGTCGGGGCAGACGGCGCCTGGCGCTTGGCCACCGCGACCGGCTCGTGGTCGAAGGTTCACCCCACCTTCATCGGGGCATCGACCCGAGCCAAGGCACGCGAGGCGCGCATCCAGCGCTTGCTCGCCGAGATCGCCTCGCACGACCGCCGCCTCGACGAACTGCGCGAACAACTGGACCACTGCGCTGCCCACCGCGCACTCATCGAGTCCGAGCGAGCGAACCTGCCGGCGTTCACCGCGGTCGACGCGGCCGAGAAACAGCTCACCAGAACGGAATCGGCGCTGTCGACCGCCGACGCTCAGGTACGCGACCGCGCGACCACACTCACCACCCGCGAAGGCGAGGTGCGCCAAACCCAGCACGCCTTGGCAGTCGCCGCCGCCGAGACCGGGCTGCCCACCGACCGTCCCGCGCTGGGACTCGTCGTCGAGGCCATCGAGAATTTTTCCGGTCAGGCCGGTGCGTGGCTGGACTCTCACGCCGACCTGCGCGCCGCCCGAGGCACCGCGGACACGGCTCAGGCTCTCGCCGAACAGTCCGCGGCCGACGCCACCACCTACGCCAAGACCGCCGCCGCAGCTGAGGACGAATACCGCCGCGCCGCAGCCGAACTCGCGGCGATCGAGGAATCCGCCGGGCAGGATTACCAGCAGACGCTGACCCGGATCGATCAAGTGCGCGTGCGAATCCGCGCACTCAACGATTCGATAAAAACCGACCGCGCCACTCTCACCGACCTCGCACACCGGCTCGGCAGACTCGATTCCCAGCGCACCACCGACCTCGCGGCCCGCGACACCGCGATCGCGACCCGTGACGAAGTCGCGCTGCGGTTCCGCCACCTGGCCGGCGGCACCTTCCCTGAGGACAGCCGGTTCCCCGACCTGCCGAAATTCCGCGCGACCCTCGCCGCATCCGAGGGTGTGCGCGCCGCGCTCGACGCCGCCCGGATGATCTCGGCGGCCTGGCCGACCATCCCCCACTCACCGACGAACATCAGCGAGGCGATGCGCAGACTCGCCGACTCGGTCCACGAATGCCGCACCGCCTTGAGCACCCGCGCCGATCTCGATCTCGAATCCGATGGCGAGGTCCAGGTATTCGCCGCGGTCATCGACGGCGTGCGCGTGGGCTGCGCCGAACTGCTGCGCATCATCGAGGACGAAGCCAAGCAAGCGGAGAACGAGATCACCGAACACGAACGCCGCCTGTTCGACCACACCCTCACCGGCGACACCCGCCGCCACCTGGCCGCCCGCATCCGGCAGGCAAACGAGCTGGTCGACGGAATGAACGCCCGGCTGAAAATGGTGCGCACCGCGTCCAACGTCGCGGTCGAACTCGTCTGGCAAGTCGGCAAAGATTGCCGCCCGGCACCAAGGCCGCGCGCGACCTGCTGCTCAAAGACCCCGCGCGACTGA
- a CDS encoding GNAT family N-acetyltransferase gives MDTRHATVIRDAREGDLPAILDIHNTNIATSTAIWDIDEVGIDERQTWFRSRVEAGMPVLVAEVEGEVAGYASYGQWRPKVGYRYSVENSVYIADRFQRRGLASALLTELIDRAATSGRVHAMIAAIESSNTGSIVLHERFGFVVVGQLPEVGHKFGRWMDLTLMQLTLPVEVD, from the coding sequence ATGGACACCCGCCACGCCACCGTCATCCGCGACGCGCGCGAAGGTGACCTGCCCGCGATCCTCGACATCCACAACACCAACATCGCCACCTCCACCGCCATCTGGGACATCGACGAAGTCGGCATCGACGAGCGCCAGACCTGGTTCCGCTCCCGGGTCGAGGCGGGCATGCCCGTCCTCGTCGCCGAGGTCGAGGGCGAAGTCGCCGGCTACGCCAGCTACGGCCAGTGGCGGCCGAAGGTCGGATACCGCTACTCCGTAGAGAACTCGGTCTACATCGCCGACCGCTTCCAGCGCCGCGGCCTCGCCAGCGCCCTGCTCACTGAATTGATCGACCGCGCCGCGACATCCGGGCGAGTGCACGCCATGATCGCCGCCATCGAATCCAGCAACACCGGGTCGATCGTCCTGCACGAGCGATTCGGCTTCGTGGTCGTCGGCCAATTGCCGGAGGTAGGCCACAAATTCGGCCGCTGGATGGACTTGACCCTCATGCAGCTGACCTTGCCGGTCGAGGTGGACTGA
- the lipA gene encoding lipoyl synthase codes for MTSVDTPTPHSASAPNGRKLLRIEARNAETPIERKPKWIRTRATMGPEYTELKGLVKREGLHTVCEEAGCPNIFECWEDREATFLIGGEQCTRRCDFCQIDTGKPAALDRDEPRRVAESVQAMGLRYSTITGVARDDLEDGGAWLYAETVRAIKALNPNTGVELLIPDFNADPDQLAEVFSSRPEVLAHNLETVPRIFKRIRPAFRYERSLAVLTAAREAGLVTKSNLILGMGETPEEVTQAMRDLHEAGCDILTITQYLRPSPRHHPVDRWVKPEEFVEHSKVAEEIGFAGVMAGPLVRSSYRAGRLYAQAMTHHGREIAPAMAHLAEEGTASQEASSVLARFGS; via the coding sequence GTGACCTCAGTCGACACCCCGACACCGCACAGCGCGTCCGCACCCAACGGCCGCAAACTCCTGCGTATCGAAGCCCGCAACGCGGAAACCCCCATCGAGCGCAAACCCAAGTGGATCCGCACCCGCGCCACCATGGGCCCCGAGTACACCGAACTCAAGGGCCTGGTGAAGCGCGAGGGTCTGCACACCGTGTGCGAAGAAGCGGGCTGCCCCAACATCTTCGAATGCTGGGAAGACCGCGAGGCCACCTTCCTCATCGGCGGCGAACAATGCACCCGCCGCTGCGACTTCTGCCAGATCGACACCGGCAAACCCGCAGCCCTCGACCGCGACGAACCCCGCCGCGTCGCCGAAAGCGTCCAGGCCATGGGCCTGCGATACTCCACCATCACCGGCGTCGCCCGCGACGACCTGGAAGACGGCGGCGCCTGGCTCTACGCCGAAACCGTCCGCGCCATCAAGGCTTTGAACCCCAACACCGGCGTCGAACTCCTCATCCCCGACTTCAACGCCGACCCCGACCAACTCGCCGAGGTCTTCTCCTCCCGCCCGGAAGTCCTGGCCCACAACCTCGAGACGGTCCCGCGCATCTTCAAGCGCATCCGCCCGGCCTTCCGCTACGAACGCTCCCTCGCGGTGCTCACCGCCGCGCGCGAGGCTGGGTTGGTCACGAAGTCCAACCTCATCCTCGGCATGGGCGAAACCCCCGAGGAAGTCACCCAGGCCATGCGCGACCTCCACGAGGCAGGCTGCGACATCCTCACCATCACCCAATACCTCCGCCCCTCCCCCCGCCACCATCCCGTGGACCGCTGGGTCAAGCCGGAAGAATTCGTCGAACACTCCAAGGTCGCCGAAGAAATCGGCTTCGCCGGAGTAATGGCAGGCCCCCTCGTCCGCTCCTCCTACCGAGCGGGCCGCCTCTACGCCCAGGCGATGACCCACCACGGCCGCGAAATCGCCCCCGCCATGGCCCATCTCGCCGAGGAAGGCACCGCTTCCCAGGAAGCCTCCTCCGTCCTCGCCCGCTTCGGTAGTTGA
- a CDS encoding DUF664 domain-containing protein, with translation MLPGESLARVLAEYEKVAAETDQPLRELPDLNVSNPLPDAPRFEPGARRTLLHIAAETVQYAGHPDIIRESLDGAKSRVEWKLTAPRWVSDTSGNRRRLRPVVPGTVPTPMW, from the coding sequence ATGCTGCCGGGTGAGAGCCTGGCGCGCGTGCTCGCCGAGTACGAGAAAGTCGCGGCCGAGACCGACCAGCCGCTGCGCGAACTGCCCGACCTCAACGTCTCCAATCCGCTGCCTGATGCGCCACGGTTCGAGCCCGGTGCGCGGCGGACGCTGCTGCATATCGCAGCCGAAACCGTCCAGTACGCGGGGCATCCCGATATCATCCGCGAATCACTAGATGGTGCGAAGTCGAGGGTCGAGTGGAAACTGACTGCGCCGAGGTGGGTTTCGGACACTTCGGGCAATAGACGCAGACTCAGGCCTGTCGTTCCGGGAACCGTCCCGACTCCCATGTGGTGA
- a CDS encoding TIGR02679 family protein produces MSAEQAIARLSADLAPLWDALYQRFSSGRAVQRVRVGPLTAAQQVAVADLLGLARLPGEYATVHLATIDSALREIAGCDTRTALEYRTGPIPDRSAQRAAAMEERNLLWEWLTNHDVVCAQPALAAWAAAMRRNGLIAGSVTRTKTELDRALRVLRELPGTGVQLPVFAANVLGDPHALDDGSRLHTIVVRALTVLYDAQPPADAVGLRRLWARAGISDDELSSTVLAAGLPTIGGDAAVGPILRTCAGSGLAAVLSLQQLRTVSRVPEAAETVWVVENPSILATALVRFGSHCPPMVCISGWPSSAAAVLLELLSNAGATLRYHGDFDGEGLRIAANIVSRFGALPWRMTSDDYLSAVGTEGPRAGRVTPVPWDAELSDHISRSGIALPQERVVDRLLADIAP; encoded by the coding sequence TTGAGCGCCGAGCAGGCGATAGCTCGGCTTTCTGCAGACCTCGCGCCACTGTGGGATGCGCTGTATCAACGCTTCTCCTCGGGTCGCGCGGTCCAGCGGGTGCGTGTGGGGCCTCTAACCGCCGCGCAGCAGGTCGCGGTAGCCGACCTGCTCGGGCTCGCTCGCCTGCCCGGTGAGTACGCGACCGTGCATCTGGCCACCATCGACAGCGCCTTGCGCGAGATCGCGGGCTGTGACACCAGAACCGCGCTCGAATACCGGACCGGCCCGATCCCGGACCGGTCCGCGCAACGAGCGGCTGCGATGGAAGAGCGAAATCTGTTGTGGGAGTGGCTCACAAATCATGACGTGGTGTGCGCCCAGCCCGCCCTTGCTGCGTGGGCAGCGGCGATGCGGCGCAACGGCCTGATCGCGGGATCGGTGACGCGCACCAAGACCGAGCTCGACCGCGCGTTGCGAGTCCTGCGCGAACTGCCGGGCACCGGAGTGCAACTTCCCGTGTTCGCGGCGAACGTGCTCGGAGATCCCCACGCGCTCGACGACGGCTCTCGCCTGCACACCATCGTCGTTCGCGCGCTGACCGTCCTCTACGACGCGCAACCTCCCGCCGACGCGGTCGGCCTGCGGCGGCTGTGGGCGCGTGCGGGCATCTCCGACGACGAACTGTCCTCGACGGTGCTGGCCGCCGGACTGCCGACCATCGGCGGCGACGCTGCGGTCGGTCCGATCCTGCGGACCTGCGCAGGATCGGGCCTCGCCGCGGTACTGAGTCTTCAACAACTGCGCACCGTCAGCCGCGTACCCGAGGCGGCCGAGACCGTCTGGGTCGTGGAGAATCCCAGCATTCTCGCGACGGCCCTGGTCCGCTTCGGCTCGCACTGCCCGCCGATGGTGTGTATATCCGGATGGCCGAGCAGCGCCGCCGCCGTCCTGCTGGAGTTGTTGTCGAACGCGGGCGCGACACTGCGCTACCACGGGGATTTCGATGGCGAAGGCTTACGCATCGCGGCCAACATCGTCTCCAGATTCGGCGCCCTCCCATGGCGGATGACCAGCGACGACTACCTCTCTGCGGTCGGCACCGAAGGCCCGCGCGCGGGCCGGGTGACGCCCGTGCCGTGGGATGCCGAGCTGTCCGACCACATCAGCCGATCCGGGATAGCGCTACCGCAGGAGCGCGTCGTCGATCGGCTGCTAGCCGACATAGCACCGTGA
- a CDS encoding TIGR02678 family protein, whose amino-acid sequence MSDLTNQMVIAERTEVARGVRHLLAAPLMVEGDAPEVFDIVRRRRDPIAKWFDYYCGWTLIVEPRLGYARLVKVRTAPDPTRPARRMRSSRAEFDRLRYVLLCVTAAELFAAPVTTIGLLAGRVRAATAEDPLLANFDSAARAHRMAFVDVLRLLESFGVLQVIDGVTESYVDSDSAKVLFRVDATLLLRLLAAPTGPSQLGIPTAEVPLRVNELLAELVRERRYGPASYPAKHTDTSGISETQRNLWLRHSVFRRLVDDPVVYFDELTADERAYLTSPTGRQLLRRAADQGGFALEERAEGVLFVDPEAIATDSRFPDDAATAKVAALLLLDTMSGPATDEQLRRAAADLLTKFPRWARTYQGEEGARQLVADALVVLRSFGLVRTQASGLVVPLPAAARYRVSGIRTSPAPEDSS is encoded by the coding sequence ATGAGTGACCTCACAAATCAGATGGTGATCGCCGAACGCACGGAGGTCGCCCGCGGCGTGCGGCACCTGCTCGCCGCCCCGCTGATGGTGGAGGGCGACGCGCCGGAGGTATTCGACATCGTCCGGCGGCGGCGCGATCCGATCGCGAAGTGGTTCGACTACTACTGCGGGTGGACGCTCATCGTGGAGCCGCGCCTGGGATACGCCCGGCTGGTCAAGGTGCGCACGGCACCAGACCCGACCCGACCCGCTCGCAGGATGCGTTCTAGCAGAGCCGAATTCGACAGGCTGCGGTATGTCCTGCTGTGTGTCACCGCCGCCGAGCTCTTCGCCGCGCCGGTGACGACAATCGGCTTGCTGGCCGGCCGCGTGCGGGCAGCCACCGCCGAGGACCCGCTGCTCGCGAACTTCGACTCCGCCGCACGCGCCCATCGTATGGCGTTCGTGGACGTCCTGCGACTGCTCGAGTCGTTCGGCGTCCTACAGGTGATCGACGGCGTCACCGAATCCTACGTGGATTCCGATTCCGCCAAGGTTCTCTTCCGTGTCGACGCGACACTGTTGTTGCGGCTGCTCGCCGCGCCGACCGGACCGTCCCAGCTCGGCATCCCGACGGCGGAAGTGCCGCTGCGCGTGAATGAACTACTGGCCGAACTGGTCCGGGAGCGCCGGTATGGTCCCGCGAGCTACCCCGCCAAACACACCGACACCTCGGGCATTTCCGAAACTCAGCGCAATCTGTGGTTGCGGCACAGTGTGTTTCGCCGTTTGGTCGATGACCCGGTCGTCTATTTCGACGAACTCACCGCCGACGAGCGCGCCTACCTTACGTCCCCGACCGGCAGGCAACTCCTGCGCAGAGCCGCCGACCAGGGTGGTTTCGCGCTCGAAGAACGAGCCGAGGGGGTACTGTTCGTCGATCCGGAAGCCATTGCCACCGACTCACGTTTCCCTGACGATGCCGCGACGGCGAAGGTCGCTGCCTTGCTCCTGCTGGACACGATGTCCGGCCCCGCCACCGACGAGCAGCTGCGCCGCGCTGCCGCCGACCTGCTGACGAAGTTCCCGCGTTGGGCGCGCACCTACCAGGGTGAGGAAGGCGCCCGGCAACTGGTGGCCGATGCGCTGGTGGTCCTGAGATCGTTCGGACTCGTCCGCACCCAGGCATCGGGCTTGGTCGTCCCGCTCCCCGCGGCCGCCCGTTATCGCGTCAGCGGCATTCGCACGTCCCCCGCTCCCGAGGACTCCTCATGA
- a CDS encoding SbcC/MukB-like Walker B domain-containing protein, whose protein sequence is MPPGTKAARDLLLKDPARLTETDRESLHRFLRERIEAAKAADTATSWEQQLTQVFDYTKWHQFIVKVDRGSGDGFQELTKKLHGALSGGEKAIALHLPLFAAVAAHYQTTPCAPRMIMLDEVFVGVDTANRGQIFALLSALDLDLVLTSDHEWCTYAELSGIGIHQIISGDGQDAVTTARFTWNGEELLPV, encoded by the coding sequence TTGCCGCCCGGCACCAAGGCCGCGCGCGACCTGCTGCTCAAAGACCCCGCGCGACTGACGGAGACCGACCGCGAATCCCTGCATCGATTCCTGCGCGAACGCATCGAAGCCGCCAAGGCCGCCGATACCGCCACCAGCTGGGAGCAACAACTCACCCAGGTCTTCGACTACACCAAATGGCACCAATTCATCGTCAAGGTCGACCGCGGCTCCGGCGACGGCTTCCAAGAGCTGACCAAGAAACTCCACGGCGCCCTGTCCGGCGGCGAGAAGGCCATAGCCCTGCACCTCCCGCTGTTCGCCGCGGTCGCCGCCCACTACCAAACCACACCCTGCGCACCACGCATGATCATGCTCGATGAAGTGTTCGTGGGCGTGGACACCGCCAACCGCGGCCAGATTTTCGCGCTGCTCTCAGCTTTGGACTTGGACTTGGTGCTGACATCGGACCACGAGTGGTGCACATATGCGGAGTTGAGTGGGATCGGGATACACCAGATCATCAGCGGGGACGGGCAGGACGCGGTGACGACGGCGAGGTTCACGTGGAATGGGGAGGAGCTACTGCCGGTGTGA
- a CDS encoding CBS domain-containing protein, producing the protein MSNDTRQPQAWLIRAGSTGERERRALDEGLAIIGWDEVGDLGRYPTWHDLKVGLRSAYPEATSTVIGNWTGQLWKFDTTIQDGDLVVMPLKTHPGHVAIGRVSGPYEYRADEPKGFRQVRKVDWIRPDVSWDAIRPDLRASLGSLLTVCGLTRHDAAARIQHLATYGTDPGFDGDEEATDSTKLLEEATARDASNPRELTIRSLLEHWGAERRTAAAVSTIKADLASNGLTTRPAFTEGALSDVVALVPIDTEPGVDAGNGTIENVENVIEPEPMSRRLGDLPARLESVTSTADLTYAKTKMLRYQFSQLAVIDEDETYHGAVTWESIGQAQISSDDPTLADATVPALVVDHDALLLDQIDAIYDRGFIFVRNPDRVRVTGILTASDLTRQFGTLARPFVLIEEAENRLRRAAEDHFDLDDLKDAVPNHQKSRVHDASDLTFGNYVHLLKDPDRWRKLGWRLDRNQVVELLEQVRNVRNDLMHFATDPLSEEKYAVVNGLLQLLRTAEPNP; encoded by the coding sequence ATGTCGAACGATACGCGGCAGCCGCAGGCGTGGCTGATCCGTGCCGGTAGCACCGGCGAGCGGGAGCGCCGCGCCTTGGACGAGGGACTTGCGATCATCGGCTGGGATGAAGTCGGCGACCTCGGCCGGTACCCGACCTGGCACGATCTCAAGGTAGGGTTGCGGTCCGCCTATCCGGAGGCGACCAGCACGGTGATCGGCAACTGGACCGGCCAGCTGTGGAAATTCGACACCACAATCCAAGACGGTGACCTCGTCGTCATGCCGCTCAAGACCCACCCGGGACACGTCGCGATCGGCAGGGTGAGCGGTCCATACGAGTACCGCGCCGACGAACCGAAAGGCTTCCGTCAGGTCAGGAAGGTCGACTGGATTCGTCCCGACGTGTCGTGGGACGCGATCCGCCCCGACCTGCGAGCCAGCCTGGGCTCCCTGCTCACCGTGTGCGGCCTCACCCGCCACGACGCCGCGGCCCGCATCCAGCATCTCGCGACTTATGGCACCGACCCCGGTTTCGACGGCGACGAAGAAGCCACGGATTCCACCAAACTGCTGGAGGAAGCTACGGCCAGGGACGCCTCGAACCCGCGAGAACTCACCATCCGGAGCCTCCTCGAACATTGGGGTGCCGAACGCCGGACCGCGGCGGCGGTCTCGACGATCAAGGCGGATCTCGCGAGCAACGGCCTGACCACTCGCCCGGCTTTCACCGAGGGGGCGCTCAGCGATGTCGTCGCCCTGGTGCCGATCGACACCGAGCCAGGTGTCGACGCGGGCAACGGGACAATCGAGAACGTCGAGAACGTGATCGAGCCCGAGCCGATGTCGCGCCGTCTCGGCGACCTTCCCGCGCGCTTGGAGTCGGTGACCTCGACGGCCGATCTCACTTACGCGAAAACCAAGATGCTGCGGTACCAGTTCTCGCAGCTCGCGGTCATCGATGAGGACGAGACGTACCACGGTGCGGTCACATGGGAATCGATCGGGCAGGCGCAAATCTCCAGCGACGATCCCACGCTCGCCGACGCGACGGTCCCTGCCCTCGTCGTCGACCACGACGCGCTACTGCTCGATCAGATCGATGCTATCTACGACCGAGGATTCATCTTCGTCCGCAACCCCGATCGGGTCCGAGTCACCGGCATTCTCACTGCATCCGATCTGACCCGTCAATTCGGAACTCTGGCAAGGCCTTTCGTGCTCATCGAAGAAGCAGAGAACCGGCTGCGCCGCGCGGCTGAGGACCACTTCGACCTCGATGACCTGAAGGACGCGGTACCCAATCACCAGAAATCGCGCGTCCACGACGCTTCCGACCTCACCTTCGGCAACTACGTCCACCTGCTGAAGGATCCCGACCGGTGGCGCAAACTCGGCTGGCGGCTCGACCGCAACCAAGTCGTCGAGCTCCTGGAACAGGTCAGGAACGTGCGCAACGACCTGATGCACTTCGCCACCGACCCACTCTCGGAGGAGAAGTACGCAGTAGTGAACGGTCTTCTGCAGCTGTTGCGCACAGCCGAACCGAACCCGTGA